The sequence GGGGGCAGCGTCGCCAACCTCTGCGCCGTCTGGCGGGTGCACGGCCTGCCGGAGATCCTGCGCGAGTGCTGGGAGGCCGGTGTGGTGCTCGGCGGGGTCTCCGCCGGCTCGATCTGCTGGCACGTCGGCGGCGCCACCGACAGCTTCGGCCGCACGCTGCGCGCCTACACCGACGGCCTCGGGTGGCTGCCGTACGGCAACGGGGTGCACTACGACAGCGAGGAGCAGCGCCGCCCGCTGATGCACCGGCTGGTCGGCGACGGCACCCTGCCGGTCAGCCACTGCACCGACGACGGGGTCGGGCTGGTCTACCGGGGTACCCGGCTGGCCGAGGCGGTCGCCGACCGCGAGGGCGTCGCCGCGTACGAGCTGACCCCGGACGGCGCGGGCGGCGCCCGGGAGACCCGGATCGAACCCCGGCTGCTCACCGCCTGAGCGCCGGCCCTTCGGGTACGCGGACGGCGCAGCCGGTTCAGCCGGCCTCGGCCCGCCCGGGGCGGTGCCGGAGCGCGGCGTCGAAGACCTGGGCCAGCTCGGCCGCGTCCTCCCCGGCGTGGTGGGTGTGCGGCACGTCGGTCAGGCCCAGCTCGTGCTTGATGATCCCCTTGCGGGTCCGCACCCACTCGCAGCCGGTCCGCCCCATCCACCAACTGCGCAGGTCCACCCCGGACCCGGTCGCGCCGAACGGGCTGCGGCCGGTGAACCGGACGAAGTACCAGTGCACGAACATGCCGTCCCAGACGGCGGGCGCGGCCAGGAAGACCGGCCGGCCGATCCGGCGCAGCCCGTTGACCCAGCTGGCGGCGGCGCCCATCGCCTCCTCGGCGGTCGGCGCCTCCCGCAGCAGCCGGTCCCGGTCGAGCCCGGAGACCGCGAGGGCGGCCGGCACGAAGTCGTCGGAGATCGGCTTCAGCTCGGTGTAGAAGGCGAGGTCGGGCCGCCCGGCCACCGCCATGCCCAGCGAGATCATGCTGTACGGGCCGGGGATCGGGCCGTCCGCCTCGACGTCCACCGCCACGTACAGCTCCGGCAGCCGCTCGCCCGCCCCGCTCGTCATCCGGGCAGGCTAGCAACGCTGCCGGCGTACCCGGGACGTCTTTTCCCCCGGCTGGTGGGCCTACCTGCCGGGTGTCGGCGGACATCGGCGTAAGCTGGCCCGTCGTGAGTCTCACCATCGGCATCGTCGGCCTGCCCAACGTCGGCAAGAGCACCCTGTTCAACGCGCTCACCAAGAACGACGTGCTCGCGGCGAACTACCCGTTCGCCACGATCGAGCCCAACGTCGGCGTGGTCGGGCTGCCGGACGAGCGGCTGGCCACGCTCGCCGAGATCTTCTCCTCGCAGAAGGTGCTGCCGGCGCCGGTGTCGTTCGTCGACATCGCCGGCCTGGTGCGGGGCGCCTCCAAGGGGCAGGGCCGGGGCAACGCCTTCCTGGCCAACATCCGCGACGCCTCGGCGATCTGCCAGGTGGTGCGCGCGTTCTCCGACCCGAACGTGGTGCACGTCGACGGCAAGGTCTCCCCGGCCGACGACATCGAGACGATCAACACCGAGCTGATCCTCGCCGACCTGCAGACCCTGGAGAAGGCGCTGCCGCGGCTGGAGAAGGAGGCCAAGCTCCGCAAGGACCGGGCCGCCGCGGTCGCCGCCGCCAAGGCCGCCGTCGACGTGCTCGACCGCGGTACCACGCTCTACGCCGGCGCCGCCGCCGCGAAGATCGAGCTGGAGCACCTGCGCGAGCTGCACCTGCTCACCACCAAGCCCTTCCTGTACGTCTTCAACGTCGACGAGGCCGAGCTGGCCAACGCCGAGTTCCTCGACGAGCTGCGCGCGTTGGTCGCGCCCGCCGAGGCGGTCTTCATGGACGCCAAGATCGAGGCCGAGCTGGTGGACCTGCCCGAGGAGGAGGCCCGCGAGCTGCTGGAGTCGATCGGGCAGCACGAGCCCGGCCTCGACCAGCTCGTCCGGATCGGTTTCCGCACGCTCGGGCTCCAGACGTACCTGACGGCGGGCCCCAAGGAGGCGCGCG comes from Micromonospora purpureochromogenes and encodes:
- a CDS encoding Type 1 glutamine amidotransferase-like domain-containing protein, with translation MSASEPTIVATSMGFSSRDRGPWDAKPGPVFDLMAELAGADEPKICYLNQAVGDQPTAFTVFYGAFAGTRFRPSHLALFPMPTVDDIRAHLLAQDIIWVGGGSVANLCAVWRVHGLPEILRECWEAGVVLGGVSAGSICWHVGGATDSFGRTLRAYTDGLGWLPYGNGVHYDSEEQRRPLMHRLVGDGTLPVSHCTDDGVGLVYRGTRLAEAVADREGVAAYELTPDGAGGARETRIEPRLLTA
- the ychF gene encoding redox-regulated ATPase YchF, yielding MSLTIGIVGLPNVGKSTLFNALTKNDVLAANYPFATIEPNVGVVGLPDERLATLAEIFSSQKVLPAPVSFVDIAGLVRGASKGQGRGNAFLANIRDASAICQVVRAFSDPNVVHVDGKVSPADDIETINTELILADLQTLEKALPRLEKEAKLRKDRAAAVAAAKAAVDVLDRGTTLYAGAAAAKIELEHLRELHLLTTKPFLYVFNVDEAELANAEFLDELRALVAPAEAVFMDAKIEAELVDLPEEEARELLESIGQHEPGLDQLVRIGFRTLGLQTYLTAGPKEARAWTVPVGATAPEAAGVIHSDFQRGFIKAEVVSYADLVEAGSMAAAKAAGKVRIEGKEYVMQDGDVVEFRFNV
- a CDS encoding exonuclease, whose translation is MTSGAGERLPELYVAVDVEADGPIPGPYSMISLGMAVAGRPDLAFYTELKPISDDFVPAALAVSGLDRDRLLREAPTAEEAMGAAASWVNGLRRIGRPVFLAAPAVWDGMFVHWYFVRFTGRSPFGATGSGVDLRSWWMGRTGCEWVRTRKGIIKHELGLTDVPHTHHAGEDAAELAQVFDAALRHRPGRAEAG